A genome region from Chryseobacterium sp. G0186 includes the following:
- a CDS encoding GH3 auxin-responsive promoter family protein, producing MATKALFNTVVNWFIRQRIDQIQNFMDHPIETQKGILFSQLFHAEDTEYGKLHGFNSISSYQDFKNKVPIVTYEDFEPYIEKARQGHKDVSWPGLIKHFAKSSGTTNARSKFIPISAESLEYCHMKAGKDMVSIYANNHPENQLFNYKNLRLGGSSELYADFNTKFGDLSAILIDNLPFWVEITTTPSKKVSLMGEWESKLKAITSEVKNEDVGSILGVPSWMMVLLQRVLKETNVGSISELWPNLEVFFHGGISFKPYKEQYRQIIGKNINYYEIYNASEGFFGIQDRSNSDEMLLMLDYGIFYEFIPMDQFHFSNPKVVSLEDVEIGKNYAMVITTNGGLWRYLIGDTVVFTSINPFRIKITGRTKHYINAFGEELMITNVESALSRACEATGAQITDFTGAPVFMKGNEGGAHEWIFEFSHYPDNLDHFIDAFDKHLKTINSDYEAKRYNNITLKRPIVHIAKDNLFYHWLESRGKLGGQNKVPRLSNDREYIDPLLELNK from the coding sequence ATGGCAACCAAGGCACTTTTCAATACTGTGGTCAACTGGTTCATCCGTCAAAGGATAGACCAGATTCAAAATTTCATGGATCATCCCATTGAAACCCAGAAAGGTATATTGTTTTCTCAACTGTTTCATGCAGAGGATACAGAATATGGTAAACTGCATGGCTTCAACTCTATTTCAAGCTATCAGGATTTTAAAAATAAGGTTCCCATCGTTACCTATGAAGATTTTGAGCCTTATATTGAAAAAGCACGTCAGGGCCACAAGGACGTAAGCTGGCCGGGGTTAATTAAACATTTTGCCAAATCATCAGGAACAACCAATGCCAGAAGTAAGTTTATTCCTATTTCAGCGGAAAGTCTTGAATACTGCCACATGAAAGCTGGAAAAGACATGGTATCCATCTATGCGAATAACCACCCTGAAAATCAACTTTTCAATTATAAAAATTTACGTTTAGGGGGAAGCTCAGAATTATATGCAGACTTTAACACAAAATTTGGGGATTTATCTGCTATTTTAATTGACAATCTTCCCTTTTGGGTAGAAATTACCACAACCCCGAGCAAGAAGGTTTCTTTGATGGGAGAATGGGAAAGCAAACTGAAAGCCATCACCTCAGAAGTAAAAAATGAGGATGTAGGAAGTATTTTGGGAGTACCCAGCTGGATGATGGTTCTTCTGCAGAGGGTCTTAAAGGAAACCAATGTAGGAAGTATTTCCGAGCTATGGCCTAATTTGGAGGTCTTTTTTCATGGCGGAATTAGTTTTAAGCCCTACAAGGAGCAATACCGCCAGATCATCGGAAAAAACATCAATTACTACGAAATTTATAATGCTTCAGAGGGATTCTTCGGAATACAGGACAGGTCCAATAGTGATGAGATGCTTCTTATGCTTGATTATGGAATATTCTATGAGTTTATTCCAATGGATCAGTTCCATTTCTCCAACCCTAAGGTAGTAAGCCTGGAAGATGTTGAAATTGGAAAAAACTATGCTATGGTGATCACTACCAATGGTGGATTATGGAGATACCTGATTGGTGATACGGTTGTATTTACTTCCATAAACCCATTCAGGATCAAAATAACGGGAAGAACGAAGCATTATATCAATGCTTTTGGAGAAGAGCTCATGATTACCAATGTAGAGTCTGCCCTATCAAGGGCTTGTGAGGCAACAGGTGCTCAAATTACAGACTTTACAGGTGCTCCGGTCTTTATGAAAGGTAATGAGGGAGGAGCTCACGAATGGATCTTTGAATTCAGCCATTACCCGGACAATCTGGATCACTTTATTGATGCTTTTGATAAGCATTTGAAGACCATCAATTCAGATTATGAAGCTAAAAGATACAACAACATAACTCTTAAAAGACCTATTGTACACATTGCCAAAGATAACCTGTTCTACCACTGGCTGGAATCCAGGGGAAAACTTGGTGGCCAGAACAAGGTACCAAGATTAAGTAATGACAGAGAGTATATAGATCCTCTGCTAGAACTTAATAAATAA
- a CDS encoding IS1182 family transposase, with translation MLSTSKVVFKDYNPKENLLFPPNLSELIDEKHPVKIVSDIIDGLDIKSLVNTYKPGGTSCYHPKMLLKVLIYGYLSNIYSSRKIEQALKENIHFMWVSAMSRPDHNTINRFRSQRLKGEIKAIFTQIVLLLEKEGLVSLETTFVDGTKIEANANRYTFVWGKAIKKHKARISQQLEELWNYAEKVAKDELQDTENIDFKEVDSEKVTQTITKINEVLRDKKAPSKVRQKLNYAKKNWAANLDKYKKQQEILGSRNSYSKTDTDATFMRMKDDHMQNGQLKPAYNLQISTNRQFILHYSIHPNPTDTKTLESHLQGFEESYQKVPKELVADAGYGSEENYNLLKYRKIKAYVKYNYFTKDQKSGQITTSQNNPKLAKIREKIFKLLNTPKGVRLRKQRCHDVEPVFAQLKHNKNFKRFLLRGKIKAELEIGILAIAHNLKKMAKAA, from the coding sequence GTGTTAAGTACATCAAAAGTAGTCTTTAAAGATTACAATCCCAAAGAAAATTTGCTTTTTCCTCCCAATTTATCGGAGTTGATTGATGAAAAGCATCCTGTAAAAATAGTTTCGGACATCATTGACGGGCTGGATATTAAAAGCTTAGTCAACACCTACAAACCTGGCGGAACTTCGTGCTATCATCCGAAAATGCTTTTGAAAGTTTTAATTTACGGTTATTTGAGTAATATCTATTCGAGCCGTAAAATAGAACAGGCCTTGAAGGAAAACATCCATTTTATGTGGGTTTCTGCAATGAGCCGTCCCGACCATAATACCATCAACAGATTTCGCAGCCAGCGTTTGAAGGGCGAGATTAAAGCCATCTTCACACAAATCGTTCTTCTTTTAGAGAAAGAAGGTTTGGTAAGTCTGGAAACCACTTTTGTAGACGGCACAAAGATAGAAGCCAATGCCAACCGCTATACTTTTGTCTGGGGAAAAGCCATCAAAAAACATAAAGCAAGAATTTCCCAGCAACTGGAAGAACTTTGGAATTATGCGGAAAAAGTGGCAAAAGATGAGCTTCAGGATACAGAGAATATTGATTTTAAAGAGGTAGATTCTGAAAAAGTAACTCAAACCATCACAAAGATCAATGAGGTTCTGAGAGATAAAAAAGCACCTTCAAAAGTCCGTCAGAAGCTGAATTATGCCAAGAAAAACTGGGCTGCCAATTTAGATAAATATAAGAAACAACAGGAAATATTAGGAAGCAGAAATTCTTATTCCAAGACGGATACCGATGCAACATTTATGCGGATGAAGGATGATCATATGCAAAACGGGCAGCTAAAACCGGCTTACAATCTGCAGATTTCCACCAACAGACAATTTATTTTACATTATTCCATACATCCCAACCCAACCGATACCAAAACATTAGAATCTCATTTACAGGGTTTTGAAGAGAGCTATCAGAAAGTTCCAAAAGAGCTTGTAGCGGATGCAGGATATGGCTCGGAAGAAAACTATAACTTATTGAAATATAGAAAAATAAAGGCTTATGTAAAATACAATTACTTTACAAAAGACCAAAAGTCAGGACAGATAACCACTTCACAGAATAATCCTAAACTGGCAAAAATCAGGGAAAAGATTTTCAAACTTCTTAATACCCCAAAAGGCGTCAGGCTACGCAAACAGCGATGTCACGATGTTGAACCTGTTTTCGCCCAGCTCAAACACAACAAAAATTTTAAACGCTTCCTGCTTAGGGGAAAAATTAAGGCCGAGCTGGAAATCGGCATACTTGCCATTGCCCATAATCTCAAGAAAATGGCAAAAGCAGCCTGA